The following are encoded together in the Mesoplodon densirostris isolate mMesDen1 chromosome 2, mMesDen1 primary haplotype, whole genome shotgun sequence genome:
- the AGMAT gene encoding guanidino acid hydrolase, mitochondrial, translating to MLRLLASGCARGLGGGGGARGLVPGGRARPAAGLCDPGSSQSRQASDTPRNQPPSSEFVARSVGICSMMRLPVQASPEGLDAAFIGVPLDIGTSNRPGARFGPRRIREESVLLWTANPSTGALPFQSLMVADLGDVNVNLYNLQDSCRLIREAYQKIVAAGCIPLTLGGDHTITYPILQAMAEKHGPMGLVHVDAHMDVADKALGEKLYHGTPFRRCVDEGLLDCKRVVQIGIRGSSMTLDTYRYSRSQGFRVVLAEDCWMKSLVPLMGKVRQQMGVRPIYISFDIDGLDPAYAPGTGTPEIAGLTPSQALEIIRGCQGLNVVGCDLVEVSPPYDPSGNTALVAANLLFEMLCVLPKVTVA from the exons ATGCTGCGGCTGCTGGCGTCCGGCTGCGCCCGGGGcctggggggcggcgggggcgcgcGGGGGCTGGTTCCCGGGGGCCGCGCGCGTCCTGCGGCGGGGCTTTGCGACCCCGGCAGCAGCCAGAGCCGCCAGGCCTCCGACACCCCCCGGAACCAACCTCCCAGCTCCGAGTTCGTGGCCCGGTCGGTGGGCATCTGCTCCATGATGCGGCTGCCCGTGCAGGCCTCCCCCGAGGGGCTGGATGCCGCCTTCATCGGGGTGCCGCTAGACATTGGGACCTCCAACCGGCCCGGGGCGAG ATTTGGACCCCGACGGATCCGCGAAGAATCAGTGCTGCTTTGGACAGCCAACCCTAGCACAGGAGCCCTCCCCTTCCAGTCCCTCATGGTTGCAGACCTAGGCGATGTGAATGTCAATCTTTACAACCTTCAGGACAGCTGCCGCCTAATTCGAGAGGCCTATCAGAAAATTGTAGCAGCTGGCTGTATTCCTCTGACCTTGG gTGGAGATCACACAATCACCTATCCTATATTGCAAGCGATGGCAGAAAA GCATGGGCCTATGGGGCTGGTGCACGTGGATGCACACATGGACGTGGCGGACAAGGCCCTGGGTGAGAAGCTCTATCACGGGACGCCCTTCCGCCGGTGCGTGGATGAGGGACTCCTGGACTGTAAGCGCGTGGTACAGATCGGCATCCGGGGCTCTTCCATGACTTTGGATACCTACAGATACAGCCGGAGCCAG GGCTTCCGGGTGGTCCTGGCTGAAGACTGCTGGATGAAGTCACTGGTCCCTCTGATGGGAAAAGTGAGGCAGCAAATGGGAGTCAGACCCATTTATATCAGCTTTGATATCGACGGCTTGGACCCTGCCTATGCCCCAGGGACGGGGACGCCCGAAATTGCTGGTCTCACCCCTAGTCAG GCTCTGGAGATCATCCGGGGTTGTCAAGGCCTGAACGTGGTGGGTTGTGATCTTGTGGAGGTTTCACCGCCGTACGATCCTTCTG GAAACACAGCCCTCGTGGCGGCTAACCTGCTGTTTGagatgctgtgtgttctccccaAAGTGACAGTCGCCTGA